In the Mytilus trossulus isolate FHL-02 chromosome 1, PNRI_Mtr1.1.1.hap1, whole genome shotgun sequence genome, one interval contains:
- the LOC134695579 gene encoding regulator of G-protein signaling 22-like isoform X1 — MPSVVVYAKLDPDEVTLDDVEEFLITDDLFVEYFNAFLALPSFPTPLCFNKEKTGFEVVTEARKEIGKQIKAAIRSQKKQSKIYKVVKNHSFIDIPLIPIVEPEGPDHIEINTNYTVTTLNKEQGIHWVKERRMPAFLESDLYMEYRLANLVSQAKITGEQGEYILMRIDFKPKVKHKKKVVEEEVEVDPKEQMMKDMYVCMGTASTTDTEAWFTAASMATVTSVSSSTQLRPRSAEMTKRPVSARPVSAYSSVDNYKRSESGLASSVKSSLYSNYRNTQNSDDYDDVYSSKLFAVDGKPMTPRPTDSVCAVTADYRDKHNRPFSSTVYSIPKVDNSDVESGLDISDDTDSVDSKDNNDQLEMLQNEGQLSSRKGSSDSIVFKNIDDIGTAIVGAVLKRTVSSILNVHDDDLPLEILDQIPGCELSRHISLEHLDRISLQEVQLPEEDSEADKVTEEPLSENDKKKEEESDADSLLDSEDDYEEEDTFFRKHKTKTFKLTNRKGTEKFKAFLSGTMGERNWNLWLDIDKTRFMTDDEAIHRHLLEMREKYFIPGSLFELTTEQKTDLKLTKPSSWTKEHLINIQNKIAEPLVLYWAPRFLLTQLRTTDPAKHAEYLNLKYLKTKPDVFPTRPAAKLLPLRPKSCFPRFGQQAFEDLPSTTQDTQFVTSPPVGFRRNYSSSAFTYDKLHGTKQTIISPKLSVQKTTKPLTSGQKSRPSTAGSSRPVSVNRQTSRPVSGIKQTSRPVSGMLPASRPISVHPSSRPESRDANRPVSANRPVSANRPVSAHRPVSAHPSASRSETTSTPQTQLRQRPQTAGVGRERNGSQCSDASDFIGGHRMEALLQALHHEREAGGFFKKFINRSGNKLWINCLNFWSEVQDYHWLFYTEFIDPYILQKKAKTVYSKYIVIGGICSISCSYSIRREVARCMQPPFEELFDAAEEYSIKELYVAWTQMITVDMKTYGKVELIEVVKHLETRSKYVLNLQKRGLIKERVETPEDPMEKYEDPVYDPTLQERIPDEYKDYTLEKLVGNRIELENFQVFLKENYADTDLLCWMAIRTFRNIPYTDEKARDELATSIRDRYLNQKYFFGPNSPAGKKGQEKVMAAAGGYSQLFKKRPPNEVLIEAQKYIRDRLEKKWLPLFLATSEFADRQRPKAGMDDVVDDVLVIKKKRSHNIQRSLDNNKFISSSKDVIVFRKGLLNPVTELQFRRYVSIYGDNLENDVLFWKEVQAFKELYHVHSDESLIQEKVAVIISCFIDSQIPPNIQIDISPDMAEKIVERKYERTPYLFREAQFTVFRHLFRFWDKFCTFRGNHAEEKILPTIERIRKHERAKQRAEQQRLDELALKEAEEKKQPQRKKKLKFGKGRAEERAALGLPPENEEDEDALDHLQHFSHHDDDEEEHGPMEKNKISWSYSNYMAALEKEDILNNTDESTFGSLLNFGGEKSSENGDEVSLSKQDDIETMSRKETRSEETQTDKKKSTKSSPSPDSEKGGSKKKVPQRKGSVEFQKMASLEEEKENDESTKKSKSKGKGQQLLTEKK, encoded by the exons gaaGAATTCCTTATCACAGATGACTTATTTGTGGAATACTTCAATGCCTTCTTGGCTTTACCT TCTTTCCCAACACCTCTCTGTTTCAACAAAGAGAAGACCGGATTTGAAGTGGTCACAGAAGCCAGAAAAGAAATCGGCAAACAGATTAAAGCCGCCATAAGATCACAGAAAAAGCAATCAAAGATCTACAAAGTTGTGAAAAACCACAGTTTTATAGATATACCACTAATTCCAATAGTAGAACCTGAAGGTCCTGATCATATTGAAATCAACACTAATTACACAGTTACA ACTTTAAACAAAGAACAAGGTATACACTGGGTAAAAGAACGTAGAATGCCTGCGTTTTTAGAAAGTGACCTATACATGGAATACCGTCTTGCTAATCTAGTATCACAGGCCAAAATTACTGGAGAACAAGGagaatatatattaatgagAATAGATTTCAAACCAAAAGTGAAACATAAAAAGAAAGTCGTAGAAGAGGAAGTGGAGGTGGATCCTAAAGAACAAATGATGAAAGATATGTACGTCTGTATGGGTACGGCATCCACCACTGATACCGAGGCTTGGTTTACTGCTGCCTCCATGGCAACAGTAACCAGTGTTTCTTCCTCAACACAGTTAAGACCAAGGAGTGCTGAAATGACAAAGCGTCCAGTCAGTGCACGACCAGTTAGTGCATATAGTTCAGTGGATAATTATAAACGGTCTGAAAGTGGATTAGCCTCATCTGTTAAAAGTTCCTTATATAGTAATTATAGGAATACACAAAATTCTGATGATTATGATGATGTATATTCTAGTAAACTGTTTGCTGTTGATGGTAAACCTATGACCCCGCGACCCACCGATTCTGTGTGTGCTGTTACTGCAGATTATAGGGATAAACATAACCGACCTTTTAGTTCTACTGTATACAGTATACCTAAAGTTGACAATAGTGATGTGGAATCTGGATTAGACATAAGTGACGACACTGACTCTGTAGATTCCAAAGATAACAACGATCAGTTAGAAATGCTACAAAATGAAGGACAACTCTCCTCAAGGAAAGGAAGTTCTGATAGTATagtgtttaaaaatattgacgATATAGGAACTGCAATAGTAGGTGCTGTTTTAAAGAGAACTGTGTCATCAATATTAAATGTACATGATGATGATCTGCCTTTGGAAATTTTAGATCAAATCCCTGGTTGTGAACTGTCACGACATATCTCATTGGAGCATTTAGACAGAATATCATTACAAGAAGTGCAATTACCAGAGGAGGACTCAGAGGCTGATAAGGTAACAGAAGAACCACTATCAGAAAATGACAAGAAGAAAGAAGAAGAAAGTGATGCTGACTCGCTACTTGACAGTGAAGATGACTACGAAGAAGAAGATACTTTCTTTAGGAAACATAAAACAAAGACATTTAAACTGACAAACAGAAAAGGAACAGAAAAGTTTAAAGCATTCTTAAGTGGTACAATGGGAGAACGAAATTGGAACTTGTGGCTTGATATtgataaaaccaggtttatgACAGATGATGAAGCTATTCACAG GCATTTACTAGAAATGAGGGAGAAATATTTCATCCCTGGCTCCTTGTTTGAATTGACTACTGAACAGAAGACAGATTTAAAGCTGACCAAACCTTCCTCATGGACTAAAGAACATCTCATTAACATACAGAATAAAATAGCTGAGCCCTTAGTACTCTACTG GGCTCCTAGATTTTTACTGACACAATTGAGAACAACAGATCCTGCCAAGCATGCTGAATACCTCAATCTTAAGTACCTTAAAACTAAGCCGGATGTATTCCCTACTCGTCCAGCAGCTAAACTACTGCCACTACGTCCTAAGTCATGTTTTCCAAGGTTTGGACAACAAGCTTTTGAG GATTTACCATCTACTACTCAAGATACACAATTTGTGACCTCACCTCCTGTTGGTTTCCGTAGAAACTACTCATCCTCTGCTTTCACCTATGACAAGTTGCATGGTACCAAACAGACAATAATCTCACCAAAACTATCTGtacagaaaacaacaaaacctCTGACTTCTGGTCAAAAGTCAAG GCCATCCACTGCTGGATCATCACGCCCTGTATCAGTAAACAGACAAACATCACGTCCAGTTTCTGGGATTAAACAAACATCACGTCCTGTATCTGGTATGCTGCCAGCTTCACGTCCAATATCTGTACATCCTTCATCACGTCCAGAGTCAAGAGATGCAAACAGACCAGTTTCTGCAAATCGACCAGTTTCTGCAAATCGACCAGTTTCTGCACATCGACCAGTATCTGCACATCCTTCTGCAAGTAGGTCAGAAACAACTAGCACACCACAAACACAACTACGACAGCGACCTCAGACAGCAGGGGTTGGGAGAGAAAGAAATGGTTCTCAATGTTCAGATGCCTCAGACTTTATTGGAGGACATCGAATGGAGGCTTTGTTACAAGCTCTGCATCATGAGAGAGAAGCCGGTGGATTCTTCAAGAAGTTTATCAATAGAAGTGGCAACAAG TTGTGGATTAACTGTTTGAACTTCTGGAGTGAAGTGCAGGACTACCATTGGTTATTTTATACAGAATTTATTGACCCATATATACTACAGAAAAAGGCAAAG ACTGTATATTCCAAGTACATAGTTATTGGAGGCATCTGTAGCATTAGCTGTAGTTACAGTATCCGACGAGAGGTAGCCAGATGTATGCAGCCACCATTCGAGGAACTATTTGACGCAGCGGAGGAATACTCTATAAAGGAGTTGTATGTTGCATGGACACAGATGATTACTGTAGACATGAAGACTTATGGAAAG GTAGAATTAATAGAAGTGGTGAAACATTTAGAGACCAGATCTAAATATGTCCTCAATTTACAGAAGAGAGGTTTAATTAAAGAG agGGTAGAAACTCCTGAAGACCCTATGGAGAAATATGAAGATCCTGTCTATGATCCAACACTGCAGGAAAGAATACCTGATGAATACAAAGACTACACATTAGAAAAACTTGTGGGAAATCGTATTGAGTTAGAGAACTTCCAAGTTTTCCTGAAGGAAAATTACGCAGATACAGATTTACTCTGTTGGATGGCTATTAGAACTTTCCGTAACATTCCATACACTGATGAGAAGGCTCGAGATGAACTGGCTACTTCTATACGAGACAGATACCTTAATCAGAAATATTTCTTTGGTCCAAACAGTCCAGCTGGGAAGAAAGGACAAGAGAAG gtAATGGCTGCTGCAGGAGGTTATAGCCAGCTGTTTAAAAAGAGGCCACCAAATGAAGTGTTGATTGAAGCACAGAAGTATATACGTGATAGACTGGAGAAGAAATGGCTGCCTTTATTCTTGGCCACATCAGAGTTTGCTGATAGACAGAGGCCAAAGGCTGGCATGGATGATGTTGTGGATGATGTCTTAGTTATTAAGAAAAAGAGATCACATAATATACAAAGG AGTTTGGATAACAACAAGTTTATTTCCTCGTCTAAAGATGTAATAGTCTTCCGTAAAGGTCTGCTGAACCCAGTGACAGAGTTACAATTTAGGAGATATGTATCTATATATGGAGACAACCTAGAAAATGATGTACTTTTCTGGAAAGAAGTCCAGGCATTTAAG GAACTTTACCATGTACATAGTGATGAAAGTTTGATTCAGGAGAAAGTAGCAGTTATAATCAGCTGTTTTATTGACTCACAAATTCCACCAAATATCCAGATCGATATTTCACCTGATATGGCAGAGAAAATAGTAGAGAGAAAGTATGAAAGAACACCTTACTTATTTAGGGAGGcacag TTTACAGTTTTTCGTCACCTTTTTCGATTCTGGGACAAATTCTGTACATTTAGGGGAAACCATGCAGAAGAAAAGATATTACCAACAATAGAGAGAATAAGGAAACATGAGAGAGCAAAACAACGAGCTGAACAACAACGACTGGATGAACTTGCTCTCAAG GAGGCTGAGGAGAAGAAG CAACCTCAAAGGAAAAAGAAGCTAAAGTTTGGGAAGGGT AGAGCAGAAGAAAGAGCTGCCTTAGGACTACCACCAGAGAATGAAGAGGATGAAGATGCACTGGACCATCTGCAACATTTCAGTCACCATGACGATGATGAAGAAGAACATGGGCCTATGGAGAAGAACAAGATCTCATGGTCTTATTCTAACTACATGGCTGCTCTGGAAAAGGAGGATATTCTTAATAATACAGATGAAAGTACATTTGggtctttgttaaattttg GAGGAGAGAAAAGTAGTGAGAATGGTGATGAAGTATCACTAAGTAAACAGGATGATATAGAAACAATGTCTAGGAAAGAAACTCGTTCTGAAGAAACTCAAACAGATAAAAA gAAGTCAACAAAGTCAAGCCCAAGTCCTGACTCTGAGAAAGGAGGGAGCAAGAAGAAAGTTCCACAACGGAAGGGTTCTGTAGAATTTCAGAAAATGGCTTCTCTTGAAGAGGAAAAAGAGAATGATGAATCAACAAAAAAGTCCAAGTCAAAGGGTAAAGGTCAACAGTTATTGACAGAAAAGAAATAA
- the LOC134695579 gene encoding regulator of G-protein signaling 22-like isoform X4: protein MNIHKDSGIIKNWWKTLEEFLITDDLFVEYFNAFLALPSFPTPLCFNKEKTGFEVVTEARKEIGKQIKAAIRSQKKQSKIYKVVKNHSFIDIPLIPIVEPEGPDHIEINTNYTVTTLNKEQGIHWVKERRMPAFLESDLYMEYRLANLVSQAKITGEQGEYILMRIDFKPKVKHKKKVVEEEVEVDPKEQMMKDMYVCMGTASTTDTEAWFTAASMATVTSVSSSTQLRPRSAEMTKRPVSARPVSAYSSVDNYKRSESGLASSVKSSLYSNYRNTQNSDDYDDVYSSKLFAVDGKPMTPRPTDSVCAVTADYRDKHNRPFSSTVYSIPKVDNSDVESGLDISDDTDSVDSKDNNDQLEMLQNEGQLSSRKGSSDSIVFKNIDDIGTAIVGAVLKRTVSSILNVHDDDLPLEILDQIPGCELSRHISLEHLDRISLQEVQLPEEDSEADKVTEEPLSENDKKKEEESDADSLLDSEDDYEEEDTFFRKHKTKTFKLTNRKGTEKFKAFLSGTMGERNWNLWLDIDKTRFMTDDEAIHRHLLEMREKYFIPGSLFELTTEQKTDLKLTKPSSWTKEHLINIQNKIAEPLVLYWAPRFLLTQLRTTDPAKHAEYLNLKYLKTKPDVFPTRPAAKLLPLRPKSCFPRFGQQAFEDLPSTTQDTQFVTSPPVGFRRNYSSSAFTYDKLHGTKQTIISPKLSVQKTTKPLTSGQKSRPSTAGSSRPVSVNRQTSRPVSGIKQTSRPVSGMLPASRPISVHPSSRPESRDANRPVSANRPVSANRPVSAHRPVSAHPSASRSETTSTPQTQLRQRPQTAGVGRERNGSQCSDASDFIGGHRMEALLQALHHEREAGGFFKKFINRSGNKLWINCLNFWSEVQDYHWLFYTEFIDPYILQKKAKTVYSKYIVIGGICSISCSYSIRREVARCMQPPFEELFDAAEEYSIKELYVAWTQMITVDMKTYGKVELIEVVKHLETRSKYVLNLQKRGLIKERVETPEDPMEKYEDPVYDPTLQERIPDEYKDYTLEKLVGNRIELENFQVFLKENYADTDLLCWMAIRTFRNIPYTDEKARDELATSIRDRYLNQKYFFGPNSPAGKKGQEKVMAAAGGYSQLFKKRPPNEVLIEAQKYIRDRLEKKWLPLFLATSEFADRQRPKAGMDDVVDDVLVIKKKRSHNIQRSLDNNKFISSSKDVIVFRKGLLNPVTELQFRRYVSIYGDNLENDVLFWKEVQAFKELYHVHSDESLIQEKVAVIISCFIDSQIPPNIQIDISPDMAEKIVERKYERTPYLFREAQFTVFRHLFRFWDKFCTFRGNHAEEKILPTIERIRKHERAKQRAEQQRLDELALKEAEEKKQPQRKKKLKFGKGRAEERAALGLPPENEEDEDALDHLQHFSHHDDDEEEHGPMEKNKISWSYSNYMAALEKEDILNNTDESTFGSLLNFGGEKSSENGDEVSLSKQDDIETMSRKETRSEETQTDKKKSTKSSPSPDSEKGGSKKKVPQRKGSVEFQKMASLEEEKENDESTKKSKSKGKGQQLLTEKK, encoded by the exons gaaGAATTCCTTATCACAGATGACTTATTTGTGGAATACTTCAATGCCTTCTTGGCTTTACCT TCTTTCCCAACACCTCTCTGTTTCAACAAAGAGAAGACCGGATTTGAAGTGGTCACAGAAGCCAGAAAAGAAATCGGCAAACAGATTAAAGCCGCCATAAGATCACAGAAAAAGCAATCAAAGATCTACAAAGTTGTGAAAAACCACAGTTTTATAGATATACCACTAATTCCAATAGTAGAACCTGAAGGTCCTGATCATATTGAAATCAACACTAATTACACAGTTACA ACTTTAAACAAAGAACAAGGTATACACTGGGTAAAAGAACGTAGAATGCCTGCGTTTTTAGAAAGTGACCTATACATGGAATACCGTCTTGCTAATCTAGTATCACAGGCCAAAATTACTGGAGAACAAGGagaatatatattaatgagAATAGATTTCAAACCAAAAGTGAAACATAAAAAGAAAGTCGTAGAAGAGGAAGTGGAGGTGGATCCTAAAGAACAAATGATGAAAGATATGTACGTCTGTATGGGTACGGCATCCACCACTGATACCGAGGCTTGGTTTACTGCTGCCTCCATGGCAACAGTAACCAGTGTTTCTTCCTCAACACAGTTAAGACCAAGGAGTGCTGAAATGACAAAGCGTCCAGTCAGTGCACGACCAGTTAGTGCATATAGTTCAGTGGATAATTATAAACGGTCTGAAAGTGGATTAGCCTCATCTGTTAAAAGTTCCTTATATAGTAATTATAGGAATACACAAAATTCTGATGATTATGATGATGTATATTCTAGTAAACTGTTTGCTGTTGATGGTAAACCTATGACCCCGCGACCCACCGATTCTGTGTGTGCTGTTACTGCAGATTATAGGGATAAACATAACCGACCTTTTAGTTCTACTGTATACAGTATACCTAAAGTTGACAATAGTGATGTGGAATCTGGATTAGACATAAGTGACGACACTGACTCTGTAGATTCCAAAGATAACAACGATCAGTTAGAAATGCTACAAAATGAAGGACAACTCTCCTCAAGGAAAGGAAGTTCTGATAGTATagtgtttaaaaatattgacgATATAGGAACTGCAATAGTAGGTGCTGTTTTAAAGAGAACTGTGTCATCAATATTAAATGTACATGATGATGATCTGCCTTTGGAAATTTTAGATCAAATCCCTGGTTGTGAACTGTCACGACATATCTCATTGGAGCATTTAGACAGAATATCATTACAAGAAGTGCAATTACCAGAGGAGGACTCAGAGGCTGATAAGGTAACAGAAGAACCACTATCAGAAAATGACAAGAAGAAAGAAGAAGAAAGTGATGCTGACTCGCTACTTGACAGTGAAGATGACTACGAAGAAGAAGATACTTTCTTTAGGAAACATAAAACAAAGACATTTAAACTGACAAACAGAAAAGGAACAGAAAAGTTTAAAGCATTCTTAAGTGGTACAATGGGAGAACGAAATTGGAACTTGTGGCTTGATATtgataaaaccaggtttatgACAGATGATGAAGCTATTCACAG GCATTTACTAGAAATGAGGGAGAAATATTTCATCCCTGGCTCCTTGTTTGAATTGACTACTGAACAGAAGACAGATTTAAAGCTGACCAAACCTTCCTCATGGACTAAAGAACATCTCATTAACATACAGAATAAAATAGCTGAGCCCTTAGTACTCTACTG GGCTCCTAGATTTTTACTGACACAATTGAGAACAACAGATCCTGCCAAGCATGCTGAATACCTCAATCTTAAGTACCTTAAAACTAAGCCGGATGTATTCCCTACTCGTCCAGCAGCTAAACTACTGCCACTACGTCCTAAGTCATGTTTTCCAAGGTTTGGACAACAAGCTTTTGAG GATTTACCATCTACTACTCAAGATACACAATTTGTGACCTCACCTCCTGTTGGTTTCCGTAGAAACTACTCATCCTCTGCTTTCACCTATGACAAGTTGCATGGTACCAAACAGACAATAATCTCACCAAAACTATCTGtacagaaaacaacaaaacctCTGACTTCTGGTCAAAAGTCAAG GCCATCCACTGCTGGATCATCACGCCCTGTATCAGTAAACAGACAAACATCACGTCCAGTTTCTGGGATTAAACAAACATCACGTCCTGTATCTGGTATGCTGCCAGCTTCACGTCCAATATCTGTACATCCTTCATCACGTCCAGAGTCAAGAGATGCAAACAGACCAGTTTCTGCAAATCGACCAGTTTCTGCAAATCGACCAGTTTCTGCACATCGACCAGTATCTGCACATCCTTCTGCAAGTAGGTCAGAAACAACTAGCACACCACAAACACAACTACGACAGCGACCTCAGACAGCAGGGGTTGGGAGAGAAAGAAATGGTTCTCAATGTTCAGATGCCTCAGACTTTATTGGAGGACATCGAATGGAGGCTTTGTTACAAGCTCTGCATCATGAGAGAGAAGCCGGTGGATTCTTCAAGAAGTTTATCAATAGAAGTGGCAACAAG TTGTGGATTAACTGTTTGAACTTCTGGAGTGAAGTGCAGGACTACCATTGGTTATTTTATACAGAATTTATTGACCCATATATACTACAGAAAAAGGCAAAG ACTGTATATTCCAAGTACATAGTTATTGGAGGCATCTGTAGCATTAGCTGTAGTTACAGTATCCGACGAGAGGTAGCCAGATGTATGCAGCCACCATTCGAGGAACTATTTGACGCAGCGGAGGAATACTCTATAAAGGAGTTGTATGTTGCATGGACACAGATGATTACTGTAGACATGAAGACTTATGGAAAG GTAGAATTAATAGAAGTGGTGAAACATTTAGAGACCAGATCTAAATATGTCCTCAATTTACAGAAGAGAGGTTTAATTAAAGAG agGGTAGAAACTCCTGAAGACCCTATGGAGAAATATGAAGATCCTGTCTATGATCCAACACTGCAGGAAAGAATACCTGATGAATACAAAGACTACACATTAGAAAAACTTGTGGGAAATCGTATTGAGTTAGAGAACTTCCAAGTTTTCCTGAAGGAAAATTACGCAGATACAGATTTACTCTGTTGGATGGCTATTAGAACTTTCCGTAACATTCCATACACTGATGAGAAGGCTCGAGATGAACTGGCTACTTCTATACGAGACAGATACCTTAATCAGAAATATTTCTTTGGTCCAAACAGTCCAGCTGGGAAGAAAGGACAAGAGAAG gtAATGGCTGCTGCAGGAGGTTATAGCCAGCTGTTTAAAAAGAGGCCACCAAATGAAGTGTTGATTGAAGCACAGAAGTATATACGTGATAGACTGGAGAAGAAATGGCTGCCTTTATTCTTGGCCACATCAGAGTTTGCTGATAGACAGAGGCCAAAGGCTGGCATGGATGATGTTGTGGATGATGTCTTAGTTATTAAGAAAAAGAGATCACATAATATACAAAGG AGTTTGGATAACAACAAGTTTATTTCCTCGTCTAAAGATGTAATAGTCTTCCGTAAAGGTCTGCTGAACCCAGTGACAGAGTTACAATTTAGGAGATATGTATCTATATATGGAGACAACCTAGAAAATGATGTACTTTTCTGGAAAGAAGTCCAGGCATTTAAG GAACTTTACCATGTACATAGTGATGAAAGTTTGATTCAGGAGAAAGTAGCAGTTATAATCAGCTGTTTTATTGACTCACAAATTCCACCAAATATCCAGATCGATATTTCACCTGATATGGCAGAGAAAATAGTAGAGAGAAAGTATGAAAGAACACCTTACTTATTTAGGGAGGcacag TTTACAGTTTTTCGTCACCTTTTTCGATTCTGGGACAAATTCTGTACATTTAGGGGAAACCATGCAGAAGAAAAGATATTACCAACAATAGAGAGAATAAGGAAACATGAGAGAGCAAAACAACGAGCTGAACAACAACGACTGGATGAACTTGCTCTCAAG GAGGCTGAGGAGAAGAAG CAACCTCAAAGGAAAAAGAAGCTAAAGTTTGGGAAGGGT AGAGCAGAAGAAAGAGCTGCCTTAGGACTACCACCAGAGAATGAAGAGGATGAAGATGCACTGGACCATCTGCAACATTTCAGTCACCATGACGATGATGAAGAAGAACATGGGCCTATGGAGAAGAACAAGATCTCATGGTCTTATTCTAACTACATGGCTGCTCTGGAAAAGGAGGATATTCTTAATAATACAGATGAAAGTACATTTGggtctttgttaaattttg GAGGAGAGAAAAGTAGTGAGAATGGTGATGAAGTATCACTAAGTAAACAGGATGATATAGAAACAATGTCTAGGAAAGAAACTCGTTCTGAAGAAACTCAAACAGATAAAAA gAAGTCAACAAAGTCAAGCCCAAGTCCTGACTCTGAGAAAGGAGGGAGCAAGAAGAAAGTTCCACAACGGAAGGGTTCTGTAGAATTTCAGAAAATGGCTTCTCTTGAAGAGGAAAAAGAGAATGATGAATCAACAAAAAAGTCCAAGTCAAAGGGTAAAGGTCAACAGTTATTGACAGAAAAGAAATAA